ttgaagtgtgcccaaaattggagcatcggttgatgtgtgtccaaagatgggttgatgtgttttattagtaaggggttgatgtgtgccaataggggaaagggcttgtgaaagggagtaagttaggctttcattacctagagggagtttgccctcttagggggagaatgaagagcttaacttatgctttcattacctagtggcatgaagaatgaggctatgggattagcctaacttacatgtggtattgtaagtgtgattgtagtattgtcaaacatcaaaaagggggagattgttggtgcaacatccctcaggtcaaggttgacctggttaaccaagctgagtcttggtttgggtttagatgtttgacaataagatattgatcgaagaagagtcaagtaggtcaaggttgaccggatacttgactgggaagtcctaactggcatgttaggcagaaggaaatcccgtgagtgaagcggtgaaagtcctagtgagtgaagctaggcagaaggaaatcctggtgagtgaagccaggtgaaagtcctagtgagtgaagctaggcagatggaaaaccctagtgagtgaagctaggtgaaagtcctggtgagtgaagccagacaaaggaaatccagatggatcaaggatgatcggacatctggtgttgggaagtccgagtaggtcaaaggattgactggatacttggcaaggaaggaaatccagatgggtcaaggttgaccagacatctggtggaagtccaagtaggtcaaaggattggctggatacttggcaaggaaggaaatccagatggatcaaggatgatcggacatccggtgttgggaagtccaagtaggtcaagggagtgaccggatacttgccacgacgagtaaaagtccaagtgggtcaaaggattgaccggacacttggtgagtctggcaggtcaagggagtgaccgatgctaggcatgatgtaccaacagtcaaggttgaccggatgttggttaggagtttgggacttggttttgggcaaaaccaagtcggatcgatccgtggatcgatccagcttggatcgatcgctggatcgatccatctctTGCACagaggagctctggatcgatccgtggatcgatccagaggtcccgatcgatcagccgatcgatcgggccgcttcgcgcgataagcgccggatcgatccgtgatcgatcctgCGCTGggtacagaggcgctctggatcgatccgtggatcgatccaaagcctccccgatcgattcggaacatttgaatcgatcgggatccgaccgttggcgtcgtttatagctgcaggcgtgcgatggctgcgagcATCTCTTaaccgattcattccagctcttcaccagcttctccacagctctctacaagcacgtgatcgccagttcttgaaggttcttggaggctttccaagttaagaggcggatccattgcaagaggaagaagttagggttagggttttcactgcatttcttgtaagcttttacttaatctttactaccctttcttcttcttgtactgagagtcttgtagggcttctccgccctcggtagttaccgaaaaggagtgtttcatagtggagggtgcgtgcgtggtgtggatccttggattagtcacctcctttggaggtggataccaagtaaaatcctagtgttagcgtggttgtatttgtttctgtattttccgctgcatatccttgaagaaacaagcaacgccaagcgacgagcacgcgacgagctattcaccccccctctagctacttttggtcctaacacatgcttcatgaaggcgccttcaagctggtttTCCAACTTGTGCTTCTTTTCCAGCTCCATTGCATTgccttccgatgctccgatagttTGGGttattcggccaaccgaaatagggctcaccggaacccaatttccggccttcctcgaacaggcttccatccggcttctcgtctctcgaacgccgcgcacgttcttctcgtccaccggagtactcttccggagctctcttgtccttcggacgcaccaagcccgtcggctcccttcccgtgtcgtccttctcgctagctgcgtcttccgctcgattttctgcgctcctaagctcctgcacactcagacacagggatcaaacataaaacaagacctaaccaacttggttgatcatatcaaaacacccacgggatcAACATATATTATTCTTTTAATGagttaaatttaatatattaaattagtCATTAATTTAATGATCTCATAATTAACTCTCAGAACTAATACCAACAAGATCAACATCATATTATATCAACTACGAATTATaactattataaatttatttaagataatacTAATTTGTCTTATATTaccataactataaaattataattattacaatTATATTGTAGCTATAAAATTATAACTTCTACAAGTATATAACTACTACAATAATATTTCAAAAGGTAACATGTGCGTAGACGAAATTCTTTTTGATAATAAATAAGAAAGAGATGTTAGACTATTCCAATTAAAAGGAATGCCCTTTCAATTTTTATCAACACTTGTAATCGCTAATATAATAAtggtaaaattatcaataaaaaatatGGATACATTTCTTTTATCATGGAAAATTTATTACAGGCACACgaataatatgtatatttttacaaGTACAaagatatgataaaaaaaaaatgagaactgAATTTTTGACCTGTTCATTGATATTTTCacacaaaaatattaatttgagcaaaaacaagatcaacAACAAAAAAGATCACTCAAGAAGCAAAATTTCCTTCAGCTGCATCAGCATTTTCAAGAACTGCTCAGCAAATTCATCAGAAGTTCAGAAACTTTGTggagaaaatgacaaattcacAGGAGAAAACACCACAGTTAATGGTGCATGGTCCGAAAGCGAGTAATTCTCCGGCCACATCCCCTCCTCAACTTCCGGCGGAAACAGAACTGCATCTTTAACACTGAATCCTAATGCAACAGGCTTTGCGGTGTTTGATCCCCACTCGGTTCCCAGCTCTATGCTTTCCTGAGGATGCTCTGACCATGTTGGACTTGGACACCAAATTCGCTGCTGAACAATGATGTTTTAACCCAGTCGAGTTAATTTCCAAAGAAGAGCAGTTTCGAATAACATATTCAGAAATGAGAAGGCTAACACATTCAAGGATAATTACTGAGTTATGCTGAAATGTGAGATTTTTTCCAAGTAGCCTCGTTCAAATAGAATTTGAACATGCCGAAtgatagtttactatacatgaacTTGGACGATAAGGAACATCGCAGACTTGAAATTTACCTGAAATTCTTCATGATCCACCATACCATTTCCATCAATGTCAGCTTCAGTCCACAAGTCTTTTGCATCTTCAGGAATAAGGCCATCGCGATGACCAGTCAGACCTAACTGCATCGATTCAAGGAATGAGATCATGCACTTTAATAGTGTTAAAAAGGGTAGCCTAATCTTTATCAAACATTAGTACCTGGTGGAGTGCCTGACAGAACCCGGGATAGGTAATGTAGTCACCAGGACTGTCGGCTTTAAGGAACGCAAAGGCATTTTCTTCAGAAAGAGAAGCTGCTTGCAAAAGATACTGAAACAACAAACTGCAAATAGTTAGCGAAATCCCTTTGTGAAGAACTTTCTCTGTGCGTAACCTGGAAAAGAAGGCCCATACATTCCACAAGCACCATAGTTCATTTAGTTAGGATACCTGCGGAATATAAAAGAACAGAGAATGATTTTAAAACTCGTACGATGCCAAAATTAAATCTCTGCTCAAAATCCAACAAACTCTAAATGTCTAATTAAAACTCATCCCAAAGCCCCAACTGTAATTTTATCTCGCTATTCCGTGGGCTAACATGTTGTTTTATAACACATGTTATTTGATGTGAGTTTATATGTGTAGAATCCATCAACccatattctcttattattaatGGCTTGATAACAAAACTGTATATAGAAGGTGTTGTCCCCGTAGAAAAGGATAACTTGAGACCTCCCCGCTTCTCATTGGCGAGGAGAGTACGGCAACCTTACCGTAATCCTTATGGAAGATCCGCCTGCTGTTCTTCTTCTCAAGACCACCAGATTTCATGGATGAAACTAAGACGATGACAAATTCGCTACATTCAGATTCATCATTTTTATTTCGTTTATTAAATTTCGATGTAACTAGATCCTGTGCACGAATTTTTTTTGAATTCATGAGGTTTGCTAGAATTTGCTTTAGGATTCATGATTAAGAAAACCTCAGACACCAACCCCACAGTTGTGTCATCTAATAGCTGCATCATTTGCACAACCCTTCATATAGAGATGTATAGGTCTATTTTTCATTTTGTTAGTTAAGATTTAAAATCACCAAGCAAAGCAAACTGCCAACTTTAGTATGTACTTGTCAATCGAAATGGGACTATGTatttataaatgaaaaatatacctCAGAGTTTGAGAAAGATTATTTACCTTAATAATGGCAAAGGCTGATTCTTTCCAGCTAGTTCGAAGAGGTTTCCTAGAGTTGTTCGGATTTAAAAGCCATATAAAATCAACACCGCAAATGTTCCCGTGATGGTTACGGTGGCTCACCCACTACAAATTAGAAACACGATAAGGAAAGCAAGTTTAGAAGTATCTGCATAACGCCTGAAATTATATAGATTTTTACCCTGTGGCAATCAGCATCGCTGTCGGTATAATGGTGAGCTGCATCGTACGATGACACAAAACCTTGTGATATGAGAAACTTGTATACTTGACCTCGTTTGCTTCCGTTCCAATCTCTGTAGCAGATGATAGATTACAGAAAATCTGATTCAACTCAAACTTTCAAAAGGCAATGAAATACCAACCCACAAAGTATGATAGGAATAGGACTAAGATCGTTCTCCTTTTGATATGTCTCGATGGACTGAAGTATCTTGTATACCTAACAATTACAACGACAAAATACAGTCCCTGTCAGGGTTCCTTTGGACTGAAAAAAATGAAATAGATCAGAGACGATAATATAGTACCTGTTGCAAGCGGACTATACAGAGACTAGCATCGTGTGGAAATAGCAAATGTGTATTTACGATAATAATTTGTACATTTATGCTGCTACTACACCCTTGCCATAAAGGAACAACTGATTCAACACGTAGTAGCTGCGCAACACGGTCTCCCAAATCATTAAAGAGCATCTCACGATAATCTATAATCGTAAAACAGTCTCTCCGAACAGCAGTGAGGAGCCCTGTAATACGAGCATACGAATTTAATTCAACTAGAGATTCAGTATCAAGTTGCATGATGAAAAGGAGATGAAACATTCTGATTTCAACTAGCGATCACtgaatcgttaggcactaatcaTATATCTAGTTCAGGATGTTTCCATCATAGAATATGAAGTGTCTGATTTCACAAAAtatgttgaattttttaaatatgatttaAGCAACTTCAGCTAGGAATCCAGATGATCTTTGCAAAATGAAGGGGAATCTAATGGCTAATATGGCATTTATGTAGGGATTCAATGCACAAAAGGCCGTCATACTTCAAGACAAAAGGCTGTCAAATCAAATTTCAACCCTTGAACTTTGAACAATGATACCGTTTAAGTTTATTTGCTTACAGACATCCATTCACTAGAACCTAGGTCATACTTGCGGTTAATTATTTAGCGATAAAAATAATAAGGGAAAAAACCTATAGGCTTACACCTCACTCTAGAATCTCAAAAATTCTATGACAACGTCTTGGACCTAATGCAGATCTGCTATAATAAGGAACAACTACACTTAAACTGCCGTTGAATTACAAAGTTTCATAGAATTCCCTTGATTGCTCTGTCGTAGCACCAAAGATACACAATGTCAAACAAAAAATAAAGAGTTGAATAGAGAACAAATTACTCAAGAGAAAATCTGATTATGCCAAAGATATTCAAACATAATTGGACCCTTTTAAAACCCCAACCTAAACAAATTTGgaacaaatcaaattaaattaaacttctcCGAAAAACTACCCTACACTCCAAACTAAGACAATTAGCAACCCAAAGATTTCTTTTAAAGACTTATTTTCCCATAAAGAAGACAAGGACCTACTAAAATGAACTTTGATAGATCTACAGAACAAATACAATAAAGTAGCATTATCATCATCATGATCAATCAACTGATAGTTATCCCAACTATTTGGGGTCAACTACATGTATCCTATCCCTCCATTTATCTCTATGATTACCTTTAGCTGAAAAAGGGCATGGATTTCCAAAAGCAAGAAGCAAGTAAGCAACCAACACTGGCTCCCTTTGAAGGGGAGCCTCCGCGCAACTGTAAAATTACTGTCGTGTGAAATGGAGGTCGCATGTTTGAGGCATGGAAACAATCACTTGCAAAGCAAGGTAAGATTGCGTACAATAGACCTTTCTCTAGACTCCAGATTGACGGGAGCTTCAtacaccgggctgcccttttaacAATGAAAGACTATCTACAACAAATACTAATGCAACTACAATAAAAGATGCTGAAAGATGTCGGTATATGGATATTACCATATCAAATAATAATGATAGGCATTAGCAATTCATAAACCAAACCAAATTCTGACAAGGGGCAAGAACTCAAAAGGCACCATCGCCGCGGTTGTTTGTCCGAGGAAGCTTGAAGCTGATATACCCAGCATCTCCAAGCCTCTTCTCGTACATATCCACCAGCTCCTCGTTCCCCATCCATACCTCCTGCAAAATCTCAATCAACAACCATCGCCCAAGATGCGATCTTTGTACCAAGAGGAGCAGTAGCATCGATTACCCCACCTGAAGGCAAATGATGGAGGACCGGTCTCCCAGGAGTCGGTCGATGATTCGCTCATTCCGGCTCAGCCAGTAGCCCCTGTACTGGCTCTCTCGGCAACTCTGATCCTAAAGGGAAAGCGAAACCAACGCCGGAAACCTAAATAGAAGGAACAAGAACGGAAAACGAAGCCAAATCGACTGGATTCAGGTACCTTCTCGCTAAGGCGCTTGTAAATGGGTGCGAGGATGTTGAAGGTGGTGCAGGAGACGGACAGCTTGGAGATCATCCTAAGGAAGTCGTGAGTGGCGCGCCGTCGTTGTTGGGATGGTGAGGAGGGAGACGCGAGGAGGAAGCGGGGATTTGGAAGGGGGAAGATTTAGAATTAGGAGGAAGCAGGAGAAGCCATGGGCGGAGAGGAGAAGGACAAGCAACGATGGAAAGCGACCGCTTGTCCCGGTTGCCGCCACAACCTTTgcttagggctgtaaacaagcttGGCTGGGCTGACCCGGACTttggaatatttaaatttatttaataaggtaatcagattaagtcaagttaaatttaaaataatcaaacttttaaaaaaaaacattatctTATCAAGTCTTCTAAGACTGATTTAAGGCTGATTTCATGAATATAAAGAGAGATACATATAGATATATAGGACATAGATATATAGTGGAGTAAATTTCAGGTCGTCAGTTTCTGAAAATTGATCTCTGACCATTATGTCAGAGATATCATGCGCCTACTGTCTACGCTACGCCCTGAGGGCATGAATCaagcttttaaaatgattatttaagtttgacttagtttattttttatgagcttaacTTTAttgaagtttggcttgagcttagttcaCTTAGATGTCATCAAACTCTTAATTCAATCttgattatttaaaacttttactTATTTGATTAGTCATTGAGCgtgataattcaaatttattatttattttattttattattttatttatatagtatattgataagaattttattaatgaatattgatcctgtccgaaggctgaatcaatggacgctgggcacgtggcgctccccggctgctgatgtggatcttcgactggttgcaggaacctccagcgaacctgcacagaagtcgggccgggaaggggttcccggcggcgaccctcgacgctcaagtcaggcaagcaagcaaaaaagagtggctccaaaggtgttgaacgcgtacctccggcgaagtataaggttcTTTAtaaagagcggtgaaagagctcacgcacgtccaccgaggcgcatacgtgtccgtagcccataccgCGGTATgcgtctgtcagaaagcttacctcaCGCCTTaccgctacagtccaagcacgccttcgatgggacaacaggacacctcgttgtcagacttggagtatggcctagccataggacctGACAGTTGTCATAAGATGTTTTTGTCCTTCTCTACCCACCACAGGCCGGGGCGcccgtccgtccggctggacaaGGAGTCCGTCCGTCCGGCCTTCATCTTACGCTCCGGCCGGAtgacactcacatcacgtccggcgATCCGTTTGCATCGATATGCTGGgtagatcctcggtaaggtgctatgGGGACTGCTAGCGGTAGGTGACCTTGtcttcggccttccgctcggcccttcatactgttcaattgagcgtcggaaccccgacttctgtcggggcgccttttgccatcggttattcaccggtcggccggccgggaggtcggcccatctttatccggtcggccacctggccctttgactcccacgtggcattgacccctcagaatgggggtcccctgttctaaccgccggatcacttgcctccccctcaagtctagtcgaaggaggcgaagtccgactgactggactgccgatctgactggatAACGGCCGCTAcactagtccgctcggccaggcatagaggtgctcatccgttcggcggtgtcttgctcgtgccttgtattcccttgaaATCCCTATCAAATCCTTTCCCTTACTGccaatcacgtgcgctgcgcacggtaaggtgcgctcattaaatgcgacctgtgtcctgctgacacgtggcgattctgctcttgtcagcgtatggcggtggcgttacctccgatggggcagccgccgtttgaaatgaacggctggatgatgacctcgttcttcgcgacctgaatcggacggacATGGCCGTTCGACGCTAACGTTATAAGTCTCGCGGCCACTTCTCTCCGCCGCCTTCTTGTTTCATCGACCTTCTTCTCCACGCTgctctttctgctccggcgatccttaTTCCCCGTCTGTTTGGTGCgctcgccatcttcttcctttcctcgatctttctcgtacccgtaagccttccttttcagCTTCCCGCCTCCTGtattgctttctttttcattctgttggcattttcttttagtttttctgtcaatacttcttctgtttcgaccatggcgagtacttctacgcctacagtcggcgctcctagtctctggtatacgactatggagagccgattcgatgaagaagacgcatTGCGTCTCATTCGGACGTATGAAATTCCGGCTGACCATGAGATAGTTGTGGctactccttccgatcggcctaatgatccgccgcccggcaccatttgcttcttccgtgatcaatttttggccgggctgcgctttcctccacatccgttcatcatcaaaatatgcaaccactttcgcctcccgctcggccaactagtCCCAAACTCAaataggttgctgagcggggtgatagtccttttcaagttgaacgatatccccttggacccccaaatcttccactatttcttctacccaaaacaatccgagtgggggacctttatatttcaatctaggtcgggtttcgtcctatttaccaacatgccgagctccaataagcattggaaggagcatttcttttttatgcgtctccCCGAGCGGCCGACCTTCCGAACGAAGTAGCAGACGGCGGTGCCGAATCAACCgggtcttggcaaattcaagagtcatccggcgtatcttcatgcggccaaccagatggtcggccaacgttacgatatcgacaagttgctccttcctggagtaatgcatatattcggcttatCTCCCATCCAAGacgatctgccttgcagcatgagtaagcgattcttatccccctttttcttttgtgctaactgatttattctttgtttctgcagctgaagttatgtggcgtgctaaggcaaccgaaaagctcaagctaaaagccgccaatattgaggcggtgaaggaAAAAGAGGTAGCCGAACGGGGTTTGGTTCTGACCGGCCCTGCAACTGAAGGGAGAGAGGGAGCTCAAGTTGCTCCCGAGGCATCGGCCGCCCGCGTCTTCACCGACGAGGCCGCGGTCGATGTCACAACATCTGCCCAGGCCGAGGAGGAAGGCCGATCGGCTGACGAGGCACCATTGGTGACTCGAAAGCGTCGTCGGCTAGAGCAAGCCGCTCAACAAACTCCAGCAGGAGAGCAACTTTCTGAGCGGAGCGATGATGCTCATGCGGTTTTTGAGGCGGTCTCCTCGGAGCACACTCCGACTTAGCTTGACTTGCCACCGACCATCCCTGAGGCGCAACCTTCCACCTCTCGGACTTTACGTCGTCTTAAGCGACTGGGCGACCGTCCGGTCCCGATCGGCGAGTCCTCTGGCCATGCTGCTACATCTCAAGATGACTCGAGCGGGCCGAGGGTGATTAAAACCGTCCTAAGatttccctcggaggaatacctactggccgccgatcggccatcggttcCCGAACAAcagatcaccctcaccggtccgctcgccaaagtctgggaggacgcgcgcgtacgcgtcgcgctcatgtcccccagtcagctaggggacagtaacctgcaGCAGGCGACTGGGGTTTGCCTTTCTGCTTTATCGATACTTTTTGTTTTAGCTTTTAACTTAACTGCCTTCgttcgcagagttgggtagagcagattgcggttagcaatcgactggctgagctggaggaagaaatgaaaaaactcaaactttcggaggcaaaccaagggcaatccacggctgctctggagaaaagcaaaaagcttttggaagccgaacggaaacgagcttctgatctggcgagcgaggtcgctcggcttgaatctgtggtcaaacaacgggataaagaggtcaagacggcgaccactcggaagcgcaaggccatcgacgacatggacctaatgaaggtggagatcagagggctagagcaacgcatcaaggatctggatgcccttctggccaccgagaaggagagccgttcGGCCGATCGGCTTAAATTTGAAGGGGATTTAAAGGATCTCCAGACTGCCAATGATGCTTCCCGAGCCGCGCTCAAAGGGTATCAGgatggggagtcggctcgctctgacgaagtgaggaaagcatttgtccgctcggacgacttcggagagaaattcaccgacaagatttccctcactttcgaagagtcGATCAAGTCggcggtggattacttgaagactaaaagccaccttcccgccgagctgaccattcCCCCAGAGGATttggctaccgtgatgggcggcattcctgatgctctttttgattttgacgcgtgaggagtgATTATGTTTTTGTACTCTTGTTGTTCGGCACAACTTATTTTGCTGTAACTTCTTTTGTTTGCCCAGCGTTTGGAGTAAATAGATCATCATCTTTCTGTTcttgcaacttttgttttggcaaaaaaattttctttcgtcatgtttaaagtgttctttagaactcctccgctcggcttcatactCTAACATGAGCTCAAGCCGATTGTTTTCAAAAAACGCCTTTCGCCATGCGACTGCatagccgctcggcgcgcgaacgtcaTTCATTCACGCGCTCTCATCTTTAATTCTTATTAACAATCTTTTGCCTAgcaccttacctcaaagggggttttcatctatttttgctaagcgagccgctcggccgtatgTTGGCCTTAAAGAACAGGCTCTGTCATCGATCGGCTCTTACCGCCGGAATGTATCACGtagatggctatccgctcggagggtttatagacgccggctcgtctctcgatatttaacgtcggagctcgacagtcttccgctcggagggtttatagacgccggctcgtctctcaatatttaacgtcggagctcgacggtcttcaagccggggtttttatagtcaccggttcgactctacgatttaacgtctgggctagatggtcttcaagccgggatttttatagtcgccggttcgactctacggtttaacgtctgggctagacggtcttcaagccggggtttttatagtcgccggttcgactctacgatttaacgtctgggctagacagtcttgagggctaattcaaacccggccgatcggctcgggggtcttcgccatcgagcctgtggctcgtatataatccgcccggccgatcggctcggggggtcttcgccatcgagcctatggctcgtatataatccgcccgaccGATcgactcgggggtcttcgccatcgagcctgtggctcgtatataatccgcccagCCGATCAGCTcggggggtcttcgccatcgagcctgtggctcgtatataatccgcccggccgatcggctcaggggtcttcgccatcgagcctatggctcgtatataatccgcccggccgatcggctcggggggtcttcgccatcaagcctgtggctcgtatataatccgcccggccgatcggctcgggggtcttcgccatcgagtctgtggctcgtatataatccgctcggccgatcggctcgggggtcttcgccatcgagcctgtggctcgtatataatccgccggccgatcggctcgggggtctcgccatcgagcctgtggctcgtatataatccgcccgaccGATCGGCTTGGGGGTCTTCTCCGGAGGAACTAATGCAAATCATATAACTGACAGAATAAATAACGGGAAAACTGACCGGGGTCATGAGAATGGCAGAACTCTCCggcatcgtccatcttcacgttcaagatcaggcgcgttcccacagacgacgccaaattaatcctgtccgaaggctgaatcaacggacgctgggcacgtggtgctcccTGGCTGCtaacgtggatcttcgactggttgcacgaacctccggcgaacctgcacagaagtcgggcagggaaggggttcccggcggcgaccctccgacgctcaagtcaggcaag
This window of the Zingiber officinale cultivar Zhangliang chromosome 3B, Zo_v1.1, whole genome shotgun sequence genome carries:
- the LOC122056743 gene encoding uncharacterized calcium-binding protein At1g02270-like isoform X1; this translates as MISKLSVSCTTFNILAPIYKRLSEKDQSCRESQYRGYWLSRNERIIDRLLGDRSSIICLQEVWMGNEELVDMYEKRLGDAGYISFKLPRTNNRGDGLLTAVRRDCFTIIDYREMLFNDLGDRVAQLLRVESVVPLWQGCSSSINVQIIIVNTHLLFPHDASLCIVRLQQVYKILQSIETYQKENDLSPIPIILCGDWNGSKRGQVYKFLISQGFVSSYDAAHHYTDSDADCHRWVSHRNHHGNICGVDFIWLLNPNNSRKPLRTSWKESAFAIIKYLLQAASLSEENAFAFLKADSPGDYITYPGFCQALHQLGLTGHRDGLIPEDAKDLWTEADIDGNGMVDHEEFQQRIWCPSPTWSEHPQESIELGTEWGSNTAKPVALGFSVKDAVLFPPEVEEGMWPENYSLSDHAPLTVVFSPVNLSFSPQSF
- the LOC122056743 gene encoding uncharacterized calcium-binding protein At1g02270-like isoform X2, which gives rise to MISKLSVSCTTFNILAPIYKRLSEKDQSCRESQYRGYWLSRNERIIDRLLGDRSSIICLQEVWMGNEELVDMYEKRLGDAGYISFKLPRTNNRGDGLLTAVRRDCFTIIDYREMLFNDLGDRVAQLLRVESVVPLWQGCSSSINVQIIIVNTHLLFPHDASLCIVRLQQVYKILQSIETYQKENDLSPIPIILCGDWNGSKRGQVYKFLISQGFVSSYDAAHHYTDSDADCHRWVSHRNHHGNICGVDFIWLLNPNNSRKPLRTSWKESAFAIIKYLLQAASLSEENAFAFLKADSPGDYITYPGFCQALHQLGLTGHRDGLIPEDAKDLWTEADIDGNGMVDHEEFQRIWCPSPTWSEHPQESIELGTEWGSNTAKPVALGFSVKDAVLFPPEVEEGMWPENYSLSDHAPLTVVFSPVNLSFSPQSF
- the LOC122056743 gene encoding uncharacterized calcium-binding protein At1g02270-like isoform X3 → MISKLSVSCTTFNILAPIYKRLSEKSCRESQYRGYWLSRNERIIDRLLGDRSSIICLQEVWMGNEELVDMYEKRLGDAGYISFKLPRTNNRGDGLLTAVRRDCFTIIDYREMLFNDLGDRVAQLLRVESVVPLWQGCSSSINVQIIIVNTHLLFPHDASLCIVRLQQVYKILQSIETYQKENDLSPIPIILCGDWNGSKRGQVYKFLISQGFVSSYDAAHHYTDSDADCHRWVSHRNHHGNICGVDFIWLLNPNNSRKPLRTSWKESAFAIIKYLLQAASLSEENAFAFLKADSPGDYITYPGFCQALHQLGLTGHRDGLIPEDAKDLWTEADIDGNGMVDHEEFQQRIWCPSPTWSEHPQESIELGTEWGSNTAKPVALGFSVKDAVLFPPEVEEGMWPENYSLSDHAPLTVVFSPVNLSFSPQSF
- the LOC122056743 gene encoding uncharacterized calcium-binding protein At1g02270-like isoform X5, giving the protein MKLPSIWSLEKGLFCAEAPLQREPVLVAYLLLAFGNPCPFSAKGLLTAVRRDCFTIIDYREMLFNDLGDRVAQLLRVESVVPLWQGCSSSINVQIIIVNTHLLFPHDASLCIVRLQQVYKILQSIETYQKENDLSPIPIILCGDWNGSKRGQVYKFLISQGFVSSYDAAHHYTDSDADCHRWVSHRNHHGNICGVDFIWLLNPNNSRKPLRTSWKESAFAIIKYLLQAASLSEENAFAFLKADSPGDYITYPGFCQALHQLGLTGHRDGLIPEDAKDLWTEADIDGNGMVDHEEFQQRIWCPSPTWSEHPQESIELGTEWGSNTAKPVALGFSVKDAVLFPPEVEEGMWPENYSLSDHAPLTVVFSPVNLSFSPQSF
- the LOC122056743 gene encoding uncharacterized calcium-binding protein At1g02270-like isoform X4, coding for MISKLSVSCTTFNILAPIYKRLSEKSCRESQYRGYWLSRNERIIDRLLGDRSSIICLQEVWMGNEELVDMYEKRLGDAGYISFKLPRTNNRGDGLLTAVRRDCFTIIDYREMLFNDLGDRVAQLLRVESVVPLWQGCSSSINVQIIIVNTHLLFPHDASLCIVRLQQVYKILQSIETYQKENDLSPIPIILCGDWNGSKRGQVYKFLISQGFVSSYDAAHHYTDSDADCHRWVSHRNHHGNICGVDFIWLLNPNNSRKPLRTSWKESAFAIIKYLLQAASLSEENAFAFLKADSPGDYITYPGFCQALHQLGLTGHRDGLIPEDAKDLWTEADIDGNGMVDHEEFQRIWCPSPTWSEHPQESIELGTEWGSNTAKPVALGFSVKDAVLFPPEVEEGMWPENYSLSDHAPLTVVFSPVNLSFSPQSF